In Candidatus Manganitrophus morganii, the genomic window GTCATACACCGGCCCCAGGAGGGCGAAATCAGCCCCTTCCCACTCCGCCCGCTGAACCTCCTCCATGGAGTGACAAGAGACGCCGATCAATTTGCTCCCCCCCAGAATCTCTCTCGCAACGGTTACCGGAAAGCCCGAGGAAGGAAGATGCACCCCTTCCGCATCGAGGGCCAGGCAGAGATCGACTCGATCATTCACAAAAAACTGCATCTTGTGCTGCTTGGCAATAGAGCGGATCTCCGAGGCGAGTTCGAACTGCTCCCGAAGCGTGAGATCTTTTTCTCGGAACTGAACCGCTGCGATGCCCGCGCGACCCGCCTCTCCGATGACCTGGGACAAGGGACGGCCGAGCGTTTTTGTGCGATCACTGATCAGGTAGACTTTAAAGTCGATTGAAGGCATACCAATTTCAATGCTGGATTAAAACAGGGTACGCCGCAAGAGAGGAGAGAGCTTACTCGATCATCCCTTCAACAGGGCTGCTCGCTTGAGCATAGAGTTTCTTCGGAATTCTCCCTGCCAGATAGGCGAGTCGTCCGGCACGAACAGCGTAATTCATCGCTTCAGCCATTTGGATCGGATTCTCCGCGCCGGCGATCGCCGTGTTCATCAAAACGCCGTCGCAGCCCAGTTCCATCGCAATTGCGGCATCCGAAGCGGTTCCGACGCCTGCATCCACAATGATTGGGACGGAGATCGTTTCCAAGATGATTCTGATATTGTAAGGGTTCCGGACCCCCAAACCCGATCCGATGGGAGCCGCCAGCGGCATGACCACCGCCGCTCCCGCATCCTGAAGTTTCTTCGCCATAATCGGATCGTCGTTTGTGTAAGGAAGGACGGTGAACCCCTCCTTCACGAGAATTCGGGTCGCCTCCAGGAGCGCCTCGTTGTCGGGGAAAAGGGTCTTCGGGTCGCCGATCACTTCCAATTTGACCATGTCGGAGATCCCGGCCGAACGCGCCAGCCGCGCCGTCCGAACCGCTTCCTCGGCCGTATAACAGCCCGCCGTATTGGGAAGGATTTTATAGACCTTCGGATCGATGTAATCGAGCAGATTTTCCTGGGAACGGTCGATGATATTGACACGCCGCACCGCGACGGTCACACAATCGGCTCCCGATGCCTCGATCGCTTTTTTGGTCTCTTCAAAAGAGGCATATTTCCCGGTCCCCACGATTAGACGGGATCGGAACTCGTGATTTCCCACGACCAAAGGTCGGTCTATCGGCATGAACTTCCCCCTCCCACAAAACCGATGATCTCAATCTGGTCTCCTTCATTTAATGGGACCTGATTGTACCGCTGACGATGAATGATCTTCAAATTTACTTCGACTGCAACACGCTCCGGCTGTACCTTGAGTTGATCAAGGAGCTGGGAAAGATTCATGCCCGGCGGGACGTCTTGCCGGGTTCCGTTGACAACTACCTGCATTCGACCTCGGAGATGACGGGACATCCTACGTCAAAAATCCGCACTACATGAGGAGAGCTGGGCATGATAACGAAGAAGGCGGTTCAGGGTTGCCGGCAGCCGCCAGAACCGCTGTAGGATTGGCTTTCAGTATAGTATAGATGCAAAAAAGTTGTCAACGATTTAAGTCGATTGAGGCAGCGGAGCAAGAGCGATCCGGTCGAAGATCTTATTCACCCTTTCGACAAGGTCGGCTGGATCAAACGGCTTCAGCACGTATGCATCCGCTCCCGCCGCCACAGCCCCTGCCCTCGCTTCGTGGTCCGATTTCGCCGTGACAATAACCACAGGGATATGAGCGGTAGAAAGATCTTGTTTCAGCCGACGACAAACCTCCACGCCGCCGATGTTAGGCAACCTCATATCGAGCAGAATGAGCATCGGCTTATTGCGGGTCGCTTTCGTTAAAACGGTTTCACTGTCAAGAGCGGTGTCGACCCGGTATCCCTCCGACTCAAGAACCACTTTTAAGATCTGGAGGGTATCAGGGTGATCCTCTCCGATGAGGATTGCTCCTTCCGGTTTCCTCTGTTTCATCGCGATCTCCTCATCGATCTCTCCTGATTGAACTTCATCGCTTCTTAACTCACTGGAATAAAAGTGACGCGCAATCATTCAAGATTATACGAAACTCTCCACCTCGTTTGCAAGCCGATCCGGCAGCAATAACCGGTTGAATAAAACACCCAGAAAACCTCCACCGGTTCTTTTGAGCCGTTGGAATCGAAAGACCCCTTCACTCGCGAGGAGGACTCCTTTCCAATGCCCCTCCCTTTTTCGAAACGGATGGCCCCTTCCACTCGCCTTGACGGTATCCCTTTCTTTGCTATACTTGCTCGGAGCGAGTAAACCGTTTCGGTATCCACGTCCATTCATATCGAGAAAGAACACACAACATCAACTGGAGGAAAGAACATGTTCCTTTTTAGAAAACGTTTCAGCCTGACGATTGGGATGCTCCTTTCAATATCATTGCTGGTCTATGCTTGCGGCGGAGGGGGCGGCTCAAGCAGCGGCGGAGGGGGGGGCGGAACCACGCCTATTAGTAATGCTTCCCAGGGATCGCAGGCGGCGAGCTCCGGCACGACCGGAGCCCAGTCCGGGACAGCCTTGTCGGACATTGCGTCATCACTCGGCTCCGCCGCGGGTGGAGGCGTGTTCGGCCTCAGCAAACCGATGAGCCCTTTTACAAAACAGAATCCCAAGTACGCTAAAATCGTCGCCATGAACAATAAGGTGGCGCGCAGCAAATCGATGATGAAAATTTCCAATCGGATGAAAGCCGTGAAAGCGAAGACCTCCTTTGCCGTTGGCGATGGGGAAGCCGTTGATTGCACGGATGGAGGAACGGTGACGGCCACCGGATCACCTGATTCAAGCGGAGCATTCGACTTAGATCTCGTCTTTTCTGACTGCCGTGAAGAGGGAACACAAATTAACGGCCCCGTCAGCATGACGGCCACCGGCAACTTTGATGAAAATACACAGGCCGGCATTCTTACGATGAACATGACATTGGGAGAAGGAAGTAACGCGTTCTCGATACAAGATTATGAAGAGATCAACGGGAACGCCTATGCGAACCTCGTCGGCGTCATGGAATCGACCATGACTCTGAACACCTCCTTCAATATGACGTCAGCGACGGCCGGCTCAGTGACCCTTGCGGCCACTGGCGATGCTTCATTCGACGACTTTACCGAAACGATGAACATCCTCTTTGTCGGTTTTGAGGATGAGAGCGCCTTCGACGAAACGGCCGGGACATTCAGCAATAACCTGAACGGCGCGATTACACAATCGTTCACTGAAGACGACGGCACCCACACCACCGCGATCAGCTTTACCAACATGGCCGTCAGCGCCACGGAAAATGATACCGGAGAAGCCGTCTCCCTTTCAGGAACGGTCGCCGTAAATTTCACCCCCGATACCGATTGCGGGATCGAGGGGACCTTTAGCTTCCAGACGGTGACCCCGCTTCAATATGACAGCGGCGAGAGCTGCCCGGTGGCGGGACACCTCGTCATCAACAGCAATACCAATATCGAATTCAACAGCGACCAGAGCGTCGACGTAACCGTCGGCAGTGAAACGTCTAGCTTTGCCAGCTGCGATGAGCTCTTCGATATCTGCGAAGTGGAAGACTTAGAAGAGGACTCAGACAACGTCACCGTGTCGGGCGATACGACCACCAGCGGAGACAGCATGCTGATTACGCTGACCTGGACAGATGACGGCACCGACCTGAGCGACATGGATCTCCATGTCGGCTATTATAGTGATCCGTTGGCGACTTCGGGGCCGGCCGATGCGGTGGTACATTGGCAAGATACCAGTGCAACTTTCGGAACCGCCGGCGCCATCCTCGACTTCGATGACACCGACGGGCTCGGTCCGGAGCATGTGACGGTCAGCAGCCTACCGGCGGGCCGATATGTCATCGCGGTCAACAGCTACGACCTGGCTGATGCAACCAGCGCCACCGTGACGGTCACAGTGAAGATCGGAGATTCGGTTTACTCCTTTCCGACCCATTCATTCCAAGTGGCTGATGGTGACGGAACAACGTCCGCAGCCTGGCATCGCGTC contains:
- the thiE gene encoding thiamine phosphate synthase; this encodes MPSIDFKVYLISDRTKTLGRPLSQVIGEAGRAGIAAVQFREKDLTLREQFELASEIRSIAKQHKMQFFVNDRVDLCLALDAEGVHLPSSGFPVTVAREILGGSKLIGVSCHSMEEVQRAEWEGADFALLGPVYDTPSKRAYGLPLGIDVFKKVRRSAAIPLFAIGGVDRSKLKEVIDAGADGVAVVSAILSSPDVYRECRQLIDEIKRLQGV
- a CDS encoding response regulator, which produces MKQRKPEGAILIGEDHPDTLQILKVVLESEGYRVDTALDSETVLTKATRNKPMLILLDMRLPNIGGVEVCRRLKQDLSTAHIPVVIVTAKSDHEARAGAVAAGADAYVLKPFDPADLVERVNKIFDRIALAPLPQST
- the thiS gene encoding sulfur carrier protein ThiS, whose protein sequence is MQVVVNGTRQDVPPGMNLSQLLDQLKVQPERVAVEVNLKIIHRQRYNQVPLNEGDQIEIIGFVGGGSSCR
- a CDS encoding thiazole synthase — its product is MPIDRPLVVGNHEFRSRLIVGTGKYASFEETKKAIEASGADCVTVAVRRVNIIDRSQENLLDYIDPKVYKILPNTAGCYTAEEAVRTARLARSAGISDMVKLEVIGDPKTLFPDNEALLEATRILVKEGFTVLPYTNDDPIMAKKLQDAGAAVVMPLAAPIGSGLGVRNPYNIRIILETISVPIIVDAGVGTASDAAIAMELGCDGVLMNTAIAGAENPIQMAEAMNYAVRAGRLAYLAGRIPKKLYAQASSPVEGMIE